The genomic DNA GACCGCGATAGGTTTGGGCCAACGCCGCAGGAGTGCCCGGACCCATCCCAGCAAGCAAAAGGAAAAGTACGAAAGGACGAAAGACGCGAAGGTTCATGAGCTCACCTCGGACCAAAAGGCTTGATTTTCCCGGAAAAACCGACTCCCGCCGCTTATAGAGCAGGCGGCGCGGGAAGTCAAGCGGGAAGCCCGCCCGGGGCGCGTCGCATGCCCGTTGCCCTTGCCGGGAAGCGCCATCCTGACATTCTTGACTCGGTCGGCTCTTTGGCATAAAATGGCGCTTTTGTGGCTAGGTCAATGAGGGGGTCTGAGTGACCGGTGGACAAGAAGCGGCTTGAGTATTACAAGAAGAAGTTAGTGATCAAGCGCGAGGAGCTGCTGCGGGTGGTCTCAAAGGCCGAGCAGGATGGCCGCGAAGCCGATTATGACCCGACCCAGGACTTGGCCGACAAGGCTGCCAATTCCTACACCAAAGAGTTTCTTTTCTCGCAGTCGAACCACGACCGGGTCATCGTGGCGCTGATTGAGGAAGCGCTCAAGCGGGCGAAGTCCGCGAATTTCGGCGAATGTGTCTCCTGCCATGAAGAGATCCAGCAGAAGCGTTTGGAAGCAGTACCCTGGACGCGGCACTGCATCAGTTGCCAGGAGAAGCAGGAGAAAGGCCTTCTGTAGGTTGCCCGTGCCGTTCCAACTATTTGAGCGGAACAACGAGCTGGAGCGAGAAATCACGCGTGGGTGCTAAGCTGTCGAAAACTCAGCCTGAAGTTGGAACGGCACCCGGAGGAACGTTTTCCGTGCAAATCTTCTAAGTCGATTCGCCCCCGTCAGCCCCGTCCTGGGCGGGGTTCTCGACAGTCTTTCGAGTTTGCTCTTCCCCGCTCCTTGCGCACTCTGCCAGGAAATTCTTTCTCAAGCCTCTCGCATTCC from Candidatus Acidiferrales bacterium includes the following:
- a CDS encoding TraR/DksA C4-type zinc finger protein, which produces MDKKRLEYYKKKLVIKREELLRVVSKAEQDGREADYDPTQDLADKAANSYTKEFLFSQSNHDRVIVALIEEALKRAKSANFGECVSCHEEIQQKRLEAVPWTRHCISCQEKQEKGLL